The proteins below come from a single Hyperolius riggenbachi isolate aHypRig1 chromosome 8, aHypRig1.pri, whole genome shotgun sequence genomic window:
- the EBP gene encoding 3-beta-hydroxysteroid-Delta(8),Delta(7)-isomerase, whose protein sequence is MSRGSASPVPHPYWPRDLHIEGFQPNDRPMWEILTFLFSVSGALLVVTWFLAGRIPGITAVRRLILCWFMICAFIHGVIEGWFALFYPIIPRDQAFLSQLWKEYGKGDSRYVIADNFTVCMETITAWAWGPLSLWTVIAFLGNKPYRYVLQLIVSLGQLYGDVLYFYTEYRDGFSHSEMWHPIYFWFYFVFMNALWIVIPSALILDAWANISKAQSTADAARPAHKSKRS, encoded by the exons ATGTCTCGAGGCTCAGCATCCCCGGTTCCTCACCCTTACTGGCCCCGCGACCTGCACATTGAAGGTTTCCAGCCTAACGATCGACCCATGTGGGAGATCCTGACCTTCCTCTTCTCTGTGTCTGGCGCTCTCCTGGTGGTGACTTGGTTTCTAGCTGGCCGTATTCCTGGAATAACCGCCGTTCGCCGCCTAATCCTCTGCTGGTTCATGATTTGTGCGTTCATTCATGGCGTCATCGAAGGCTGGTTCGCCCTCTTTTATCCCATCATTCCCAGAGACCAGGCATTCTTGTCACAGCTGT GGAAGGAGTATGGGAAAGGAGACAGCAGATATGTTAT AGCTGACAATTTCACCGTCTGCATGGAGACCATCACTGCCTGGGCCTGGGGACCCCTCAGCCTGTGGACAGTCATCGCCTTCCTGGGCAATAAGCCATACCGCTACGTCCTGCAGCTCATCGTGTCACTTG GTCAGCTCTATGGTGACGTGTTATACTTCTACACGGAGTACCGGGATGGCTTCTCTCACAGCGAAATGTGGCATCCCATCTACTTCTGGTTTTATTTTGTATTCATGAACGCCCTGTGGATTGTCATCCCATCGGCTCTCATCCTGGATGCCTGGGCCAACATCAGCAAAGCGCAGAGTACCGCCGACGCTGCCCGGCCCGCCCACAAATCTAAGCGCAGTTAA